From Etheostoma cragini isolate CJK2018 chromosome 14, CSU_Ecrag_1.0, whole genome shotgun sequence, the proteins below share one genomic window:
- the rpl30 gene encoding 60S ribosomal protein L30, protein MVAAKKTKKSMESINSRLQLVMKSGKYVLGYKQSQKMIRQGKAKLVILANNCPALRKSEIEYYAMLAKTGVHHYSGNNIELGTACGKYFRVCTLAIIDPGDSDIIRSMPDQQQPPQ, encoded by the exons ATGGTGGCTGCAAAGAAAACG AAAAAGTCCATGGAGTCCATCAACTCCCGTCTCCAGCTGGTGATGAAGAGTGGAAAATACGTCCTGGGCTACAAACAGTCCCAGAAGATGATCCGTCAGGGAAAAGCCAAGCTGGTTATCCTGGCCAACAACTGCCCTGCTCTTAG GAAATCTGAGATTGAGTACTATGCAATGCTGGCCAAGACTGGTGTCCACCACTACAGCGGTAACAACATTGAGCTCGGCACAGCCTGCGGAAAGTACTTCAGGGTGTGCACACTGGCAATCATTGACCCTG GTGATTCTGACATCATCAGGAGCATGCCAGACCAGCAGCAGCCACCTCAGTAG
- the si:dkey-284p5.3 gene encoding myristoylated alanine-rich C-kinase substrate isoform X2 gives MGCSTSSQTSVVDTTRPCVKPEESNGSSTTANENGKVAGDCETIPDQTPAGGGDAKPADESAAAAPAGQEPQPGAASPPAEAAADSTTEPAAPEQEIAKDTATDSEAKTEEAPPPSE, from the exons ATGGGATGCTCCACCAGTTCCCAAACTTCCGTGGTAGATACGACTCGACCCTGTGTTAAGCCCGAGGAGAGCAACGGATCCAGCACAACAG CCAATGAGAATGGCAAAGTAGCTGGTGACTGCGAAACTATTCCCGACCAGACACCCGCTGGGGGCGGCGATGCTAAGCCTGCAGATGAATCTGCTGCAGCTGCACCTGCAGGGCAGGAGCCTCAGCCTGGGGCAGCCAGTCCGCctgcagaggcagcagcagacAGCACCACAGAGCCTGCAGCTCCTGAGCAAG aAATAGCGAAAGACACAGCGACCGATTCCGAGGCCAAAACAGAGGAGGCACCAC cgCCCAGTGAGTGA
- the si:dkey-284p5.3 gene encoding myristoylated alanine-rich C-kinase substrate isoform X1, protein MGCSTSSQTSVVDTTRPCVKPEESNGSSTTGAANENGKVAGDCETIPDQTPAGGGDAKPADESAAAAPAGQEPQPGAASPPAEAAADSTTEPAAPEQEIAKDTATDSEAKTEEAPPPSE, encoded by the exons ATGGGATGCTCCACCAGTTCCCAAACTTCCGTGGTAGATACGACTCGACCCTGTGTTAAGCCCGAGGAGAGCAACGGATCCAGCACAACAG GGGCAGCCAATGAGAATGGCAAAGTAGCTGGTGACTGCGAAACTATTCCCGACCAGACACCCGCTGGGGGCGGCGATGCTAAGCCTGCAGATGAATCTGCTGCAGCTGCACCTGCAGGGCAGGAGCCTCAGCCTGGGGCAGCCAGTCCGCctgcagaggcagcagcagacAGCACCACAGAGCCTGCAGCTCCTGAGCAAG aAATAGCGAAAGACACAGCGACCGATTCCGAGGCCAAAACAGAGGAGGCACCAC cgCCCAGTGAGTGA
- the rida gene encoding 2-iminobutanoate/2-iminopropanoate deaminase isoform X1 gives MASIRRQIPYTPQAPVRQGIYSQSVVVDRTMYISGQLGLDVTSGQLVDGGVQAQAKQALVNMGEILKAAGCDYTNVVKTTVLLADINDFNSVNEVYKTFFSSNFPARAAYQVAALPRGGLVEIEAVAVLGPLSDS, from the exons ATGGCATCTATTCGTCGACAAATCCCCTACACGCCACAAGCCCCTGTCAGACAGGGAATATACAG CCAGTCGGTGGTTGTGGACAGAACAATGTACATCTCTGGTCAGCTGGGATTGGACGTGACTTCTGGTCAGCTGGTAGATGGAGGGGTGCAGGCCCAGGCCAAACAG GCTCTCGTCAATATGGGGGAGATTCTTAAAGCTGCTGGCTGTGACTACACTAACG TGGTGAAGACGACGGTGCTGCTAGCTGATATCAACGACTTCAACAGCGTCAATGAGGTCTACAAAACAT TTTTCAGCAGTAACTTCCCTGCCAGAGCTGCCTACCAAGTTGCTGCTCTCCCCAGA GGTGGCCTGGTGGAAATTGAGGCCGTTGCCGTTCTCGGTCCTCTCTCAGACTCCTGA
- the rida gene encoding 2-iminobutanoate/2-iminopropanoate deaminase isoform X2: MSALNRKIVNTISAPAAIGPYSQSVVVDRTMYISGQLGLDVTSGQLVDGGVQAQAKQALVNMGEILKAAGCDYTNVVKTTVLLADINDFNSVNEVYKTFFSSNFPARAAYQVAALPRGGLVEIEAVAVLGPLSDS; the protein is encoded by the exons ATGTCTGCACTCAACAGAAAGATCGTCAACACTATATCAGCCCCAGCTGCCATCGGTCCATACAG CCAGTCGGTGGTTGTGGACAGAACAATGTACATCTCTGGTCAGCTGGGATTGGACGTGACTTCTGGTCAGCTGGTAGATGGAGGGGTGCAGGCCCAGGCCAAACAG GCTCTCGTCAATATGGGGGAGATTCTTAAAGCTGCTGGCTGTGACTACACTAACG TGGTGAAGACGACGGTGCTGCTAGCTGATATCAACGACTTCAACAGCGTCAATGAGGTCTACAAAACAT TTTTCAGCAGTAACTTCCCTGCCAGAGCTGCCTACCAAGTTGCTGCTCTCCCCAGA GGTGGCCTGGTGGAAATTGAGGCCGTTGCCGTTCTCGGTCCTCTCTCAGACTCCTGA
- the stk3 gene encoding serine/threonine-protein kinase 3, with amino-acid sequence MEPSAPKSKLKKLSEDSLTKQPEEVFDVLEKLGEGSYGSVFKAIHKESGQVVAIKQVPVESDLQEIIKEISIMQQCDSPYVVKYYGSYFKNTDLWIVMEYCGAGSVSDIIRLRNKTLTEEEIATILKSTLKGLEYLHFMRKIHRDIKAGNILLNTEGHAKLADFGVAGQLTDTMAKRNTVIGTPFWMAPEVIQEIGYNCVADIWSLGITSIEMAEGKPPYADIHPMRAIFMIPTNPPPTFRKPELWSDDFTDFVKKCLVKNPEQRATATQLLQHPFISQAKPVTILRDLITEAMEMKAKRQQEQQRELEEEDDNSEEETEVDSHTMVKSGSEGAGTMRATSTMSDGAQTMIEHGSTMLESDLGTMVINSDDDDEEEEDQGSMRRHATPQQPIRPSFMDYFDKQDSNKAAQQQENYNHNQPQEQSGYHIQSKNVFPDNWKVPQDGDFDFLKNLDFEELQLRLTALDPMMEREIEELRQRYTAKRQPILDAMDAKKRRQQNF; translated from the exons ATGGAGCCGTCTGCGCCCAAAAG CAAGCTGAAAAAGCTGAGCGAGGACAGTTTGACCAAACAACCAGAGGAAGTGTTTGATGTTTTAGAGAAACTCGGTGAAGG ttCCTATGGCAGCGTGTTCAAAGCCATCCATAAGGAGTCAGGCCAGGTGGTGGCCATCAAGCAGGTTCCTGTGGAGTCTGATCTGCAGGAGATCATCAAAGAGATTTCCATCATGCAGCAGTGTGACAG CCCTTACGTAGTGAAATACTATGGCAGCTACTTCAAGAATACAGACCTTTGGATTGTGATGGAGTACTGTGGTGCCGGCTCTGTCTCTGACATCATCAGACTACGCAACAAGACa TTGACTGAGGAAGAGATTGCCACTATCCTGAAGTCGACACTGAAGGGTCTTGAATACCTTCACTTCATGAGGAAGATCCATCGGGACATTAAGGCAGGAAACATCCTCCTCAACACCGAGGGACATGCCAAACTGGCAGACTTTGGAGTTGCTGGACAACTAACG GACACTATGGCAAAGAGAAACACTGTAATTGGTACTCCATTCTGGATGGCCCCAGAGGTGATTCAGGAGATCGGCTACAACTGTGTGGCTGACATCTGGTCCCTGGGCATCACGTCCATAGAGATGGCAGAGGGCAAACCTCCCTATGCTGACATCCATCCCATGAGA GCAATCTTCATGATCCCCACCAACCCTCCTCCCACATTCAGAAAGCCAGAGCTTTGGTCAGATGACTTTACAGACTTTGTCAAGAAGTGTCTGGTCAAGAATCCAGAGCAGAGAGCAACCGCCACGCAGCTCCTACAG CACCCATTTATCAGCCAGGCCAAGCCGGTCACAATCCTTAGAGACTTGATTACTGAAGCCATGGAGATGAAGGCCAAGaggcagcaggagcagcagagagagctggaggaggaggatgacaaCTCT gaagaggagacagaggtgGACTCTCACACTATGGTGAAGTCTGGCTCCGAGGGTGCAGGAACCATGCGGGCCACCAGCACAATGAGCGATGGAGCACAGACCATGATTGAACACGGCAGCACCATGCTAGAGTCTGACCTGGGCACAATGGTCATcaacagtgatgatgatgacgaggaggaggaagatcaGGGATCAATGAGGA GGCACGCCACTCCTCAGCAGCCAATACGTCCATCCTTCATGGACTATTTTGACAAGCAGGACTCCAACAAGGCAGCCCAGCAACAGGAGAATTACAACCATAACCAGCCGCAGGAGCAGTCCGGCTACCACATCCAGTCCAAGAATGTCTTCCCTGACAACTGGAAGGTGCCTCAGGATGGAGACTTCGACTTT CTGAAGAACCTGGACTTTGAGGAGCTGCAGCTGCGCCTGACTGCGTTGGATCCCAtgatggagcgggagattgagGAGCTCAGGCAGCGCTACACCGCCAAGAGACAGCCCATCCTGGATGCCATGGATGCCAAGAAGAGACGACAACAGAACTTCTGA